A stretch of DNA from Anthonomus grandis grandis chromosome 22, icAntGran1.3, whole genome shotgun sequence:
CTGAggattattagaaaaatatttctagaaTGTTATTATAGCTGAAAAAAGCTTAAATATAGAATAATAGCAAACGTCCTTTACCtactcattaataaaaaatattttaaaaatatgcttaaTTCTCATATTTCTGGTTATTATTGCACTGCCTTATCTCATATGAGTGTAATCTGTCAGGAACATTTATATGAAATGACTATAATATTCACCAGCCTATACATTTGATCTTACggcttttttataatttacctaGTACCACATCTTAAGAGACCTAAGTATGTttctattattttctaaaatgaaatGTCTTACACCAGATAAATGCTTAGCACCTGAACTCCTAATGTTATCATGTAATCACCTTGCCTTGTGTTAATAACCGACAGAGCCTTGGATCTAGAAATGGTACAAACCTTtgagcaaaaacaaaaaaaaaccaaaacattaatttctttattggaTTGTCTTTCCCTACTACCCCATGTAGAAGCTGAAACTTGAATTTTTGTCATACCATTCTGCATTATGCACAGATATAGTAGTACAAGCCTTCCACTttcccgtttttttttttatcattaggcaAGCTAtccaatattaaataataaatagtgtCACACCACACACACACTGTCTACTGTCACCTACTGATATATTTACTACCTTTGTTCATTTATAAGTGCATAtcattagtatttttaaatttaaataagttatgaGAAAGCAAGAGGCACCACATCAAATAATACATACAACACTTAAAAAGCTCTATCAATATGAACATCTATCTATATGAAAtctacatttttctttttatgcaTTATATTATATGAAATACTTACTTTTTTGTGAATAATTGTGAggcaaatattaacaaaaaaggaTCAATGTTTTTGGATATATTAGAAAGTCATAGGATTATTGGGAAGGGGTAGGAGGATGAGgcaaaccttttaaaaaaaatgttgatacttttaaataaataacttcatattaattaaataactaacCTGGCAAACACTTCCTTAGCAGCCCTTCTTACAATTTTCTCATCCTGGGTCATGGAAATACAAGCTTTCACATCTATATAATTTTGCTCGCTGATGCCTTTGCCAGTTTCCAAGCATGACTTGAGTAAGTCGGTGGCTTCTAAATTTCCTTGATATGATGCCTTTAGTAGCCAGTACACTCCTAGCTTTGCATTTTCTCTTTGTTCTTGTTTGAATTCTACAAAAAGTAACATGCTTATATTAGTAGATTAGTACCTAAACTAATGAAAGAATTGAttgaaattaggtatttttgGTGAGACATGGTATTTTTGTGAACTTAAAGTTAAAATCAAACTTAAGCAAAATGttataaagcttttaaaaagaTAGGTCGTGAGTACCATCTAGCGGAGTTTGAATAAAGTCTCAAATAACTGCTATAAGTTATACAtagataaaattcaaaatagtatTTCTACTGACCCTAAAACTTTCTGGTCTTATATACAAGCAAAAAAAAGGTCATCTAAAATTCCAGCTGAAATGCATGACCATTTGGGAGTGTATTATAGGCCAGCAGATATAGTTAATGCTATGTTTTCATCTTATTTTAGAACTTGTTTATACAGCTAGTGCTGGTGATCTTGCCTTATTAAAACCAGATGAATCTTATTTAATGTTATCAAATTTGTGCTTGGATATTGTAGAGGTTTCTGTATTAGAAGTTGAGAGTGCTCTAAAggatatgaaaaataaaaacacctcCGAGCACCATGTTGTACCTTGCTTTTTACTAAGACACTGCAGCACTTTTTTGGtaagaacttttttaaatttatctttaaaatatctacatttcCTTCCTGTTGGAAATTGGCTAGAGTGTGTCCAGTTTTAAAGATGGGGGATGTAGACAATGTTACAAATTACAGACCGATCATTATTTTAAGCAGCATTGCTAAGGTCTTTGAGGGCATTATGCCCTTTCAGCTTTAGCTAACattatattgtttttcaaatattatctTACATCAGGGGTTCTCATCTGGTGTTACTACTGTTCTTGCTTTTTATTAACAATCTCTGTAGTGCTCTTGCCATAAAGCTCTATTTTAGGATTAATATAATGGACGATTGCACTTTTCCACAAaagcaaattaatattatgCACAGTTGGTGTGACAACAATGAACTAGAACCAAACACCTCTGAAAGTCATTAGATTTACTCGAAAacacataatattaaattatcattattataatgGTCTTGAATTATATATTCACTTAGGTGTTACCTTCAACGGTCAACTAACTCatactcaaaaatgctttattgtcaatataaacatagaagttgtagacaaagccaatagactgtacattaaaggaataaaaacgagaaactaaacTAGTTTTCGTCCTtatacgtaggcttttttcagtcttaagttgtcttatttctagtggaagtttattaaacagctttctacctccatatatgatagagctacggacaagttcaaaatgaggaatgggtagcctcaacaaataattttgtcgcgtattatagtggcttcctaagtggagttcctgtttatactttctaaaaactaaacaaactgtttccaaaataaaaatacaacacagggttaaaatattatgacttacaaaaagcgggcgacatgagtcacgaggcttggccccacatagatatctaatggcccttttctggagtacaatcACTGAACTAagaagtgaatttgaacatgaaccccaaaagcaaattccatatcgaaggtgcgactcgataatcgcgaagtatgcagatctggctatggagaaattaagactgatggcaataacccttagggcgtagcagcttgatgagacttttctacaaaTAACTTACCACAATAACTTAataacttactgaacggtggcatggtgatggcttcattatttaaacatatatcaattgtattacatttaaaattaaggatatttgttttggaaacattaaatgtcaaaaaatttgcatcacaccagtcttttatttttaacaaatctgcacgtatattggcctccatttgagaaacatcagagtcgtgccagaggatggtggtatcatcggcaaacaatgtaaatttgccagttacctgcagttgtggcagatcgttcacataaataagaaaaagtaaaggatCAAGTACTAATCCTTGcagaacacccacatttatattaagttccttagagataccaccattaaatttgacagcctggacacgatttgataagtaggaacgaaaccactcaagggcagttcctctgaaaccatagagctccagtttcatcagcagcactctgtgactcacacagtcaaatgccttggacaagtcacagaataccgctgctgcaacttcaccaacattcagtcggttgtacaggtgctctagaaagctaaagatagcatcatttgtgctcacagactcacgaaagccaaactgctgaagactcagtaggccaaacctatttaaaaatgaaaccatcctcaccttaacgagccgttccactatcttggctaaagtaggcaataacgctataggtctaaagttaggacagtcgcgatcgccacccttgtaaagaggaacaatcattgatctttttaagcactctgggaaaactccagacataaatgaaatgttaattgactcggccaagacttgcaaagcaacaagaggtaaagcagaaaatattttaggagaaagcccatcccaacctgatgaactcttattcttaatattaaccattaactgtttaagctcgtctacacttgtgggggcaaaaaagaaagattcagctactaccacattgctgagatagctcctgggatctattttttgtgagagattggcttcaaggttactagcaatatcacagtagaaggaattgaggacattggaatctaaggtacttggaataaccaagacattatttttgccccttagctcatttaaaatcttccaagactcttttgctctgttcgaggaattatttatcctcctttgaaagtaggtccacttagccattttgattgagtttctgtaaatcttgcggcatctgttataataatttaaaaatgttgcattgttcatagcatatttcctaatgtaaaaaagggagcgcatattttttcccagatactcgtaaacccttagtataccaaggttttctattttgttttttaatattggcaacaggaaaagcagtgttaaaattgtttactatttgatgaaagctatgcagtgggttaacagtagtcaatacattattccaacttgacatattgcaaagcaaagagaatttgcggaaattagctctagtataaagtctatcgcgtccaaacttattctcattagctgcactattaagctttactaatcccactattgcctcatggtcagacaaactggcattgattgttgtacactgattttcATGTTGGTTAAAATTCATACAGAAGTAATCTATcagtgaggaagaaaatgctgaaacCCGGGTTGGTGTTGGTGGCCGGAAGTTTCATGTTGCATATTCAGTCCATTGTATCATCTGCTAATAGAGGTTTATGGCTCATAATATGCAACTGTAAGCTATTTGATAGTGTTTCATCCCTGAGGGTACTGATGCATTATACTTTAATTCTTTCAAAGGTTGAGTATTGTTGTTGGTTAGATTATATTGGAGAgtgttcaaaaatatttgtatcttaaaaatgtaagttcTATTTAGAAGAACAGTTTAATAATGGTGTTTTGCTATCACAATTTAGTATTCAATCACTAAAATTTAGGAGAATCCTCATCTCTCTAATTGTCTTGTATAAAATAGTTCATAACCTTTTTGATTCTCCATACCTTTTATCAAAGATAAATTTTTGAGCATCCCATAGCAATTCACGAATACAGGAATGTTTTTATTGTCCGACAATTTAAACTAATGctaaaaaatttcctatttatttGATGAGGATAATCTTCAACTACATTTCTTCTTAACTTCTTTCTACTTTatataattaagtttaatatGTTAGTTTCAGGCGGTAACATTATGGTAGTTTTATATGGttaatagtattattattataaagtctAGTTATCTTTTTGCTCTGAAATCAAATTTTTCTGTTTAgcaaataactaaataaataaataaatttcttaccaCATTCCTCTTCTAAAAGCTGTTTTGCTAAAACAACCTGAGATTCAGGGCATCCATCAGAGGCCATTTGAGTGCGTAGACGTTTTAGTGAAGTCCTTTGACCTGCTAAATAAAAGAATGTTGTAAAAAGTTAGCACATCTGACATTTTAATCCAAATTAATCAGAAGTATTTCACTTCAGACGATCACAATTTGTTGGGGATGAGACCAATTAATGTGCATgtccatttttatttactgtggaaatattaccaaaattcTCCTGTAATATCTATGTGTTGCCTCTACACGAATTTGGAAAGtgaatatgatatttttaaaacatcaattACTTATTTAAGACAAATAGTATAATAGgaatactgtaaattatttaccaGCTTTGTGACCTACTCTATAATTGCTTTTTTACTGTcgagtttgtaaataaataaatagctaTGCAGCAAAATAAACATTGTTGGCATTTGAagttctattaataaaatgaaatcccCTGCCCTATACAAATCTGATTCTGTTATTTTGGGAATAAGATGTACTAAAGTGGCGCTCTAAAAACTTTCTTAAGTCAGAAAAGAATAATAGGGAGAATCTTGAATGATATGATTTAATTGCTGTTTTTGTACTAACTTACCATGTATTCGCCACTGCTTTCTACCTGATGAACTTTTATTTGGAATAATTCCAGCCATAATGCTTGCTTCATAAGATATAAATAAACCGTCCGTTATTTGTTTCAACTAAAGGCAACCAAGGAATCTACATTACTAGAGGCAGAGTCCTTTGGCTGGATtctaaatcaattttttaaatttggacacACATTAATGGGTTTATGTgattttacattaataattttctttgtaaTGTACCGGTAGCTGATATGGTTGTTCTCAAATTCACAatgttaattttgaaaacagGAATTATTTTCacagaaaaattttgaaactgttgattgagaaaaataaatataaacaaattggGCATATGACGTGACAAGTGACAGAACGGgattttttgggatttttttgaCACTGTAATTTCATATTCATGTGATCACATGGTGACaaacagtggcggctcgtggtttttcttctaaaagggtgaaaatagacaaaaatttatttaaaaaagttcttcagtcccaaattattaataaaaactctacaatataaactatttttttttattctaggctAGTGGCATAATTATTATTCCTTCCAGGTATTGAGCCATTACTTAAAAGCTGTTGAAatcataaacaatttttttcaaatattaacagTAATTTTATACATGTTCTGCAGTTACGTTGTTCTTATCGAATCAGCAAAACAGTCTATACAGCTATACCAAAATTGTTGGATCCATTAGTTGGTGATCAGCTTAGTTGGTTATGCAGGTGAATTATCATTGATGACCAACAAGGCTTTGTTAAGGGGAAGTTTACGTCCACGAATCCGATGATTTCAGGTTGATACTATCTACACGGATTTCTCCAAGGCGTTTAATAGAGTAAATCAAACTTATTTTAGCTTAAGTTAAAAATCATGGGCTTTAGTGAATTGTCTTTGAAATCGTTGGGCAGCGTGCAGATGGGTGTGTGATGACATAGACAATGGATTACACCTTGCAAGTATCTAAAGTTTGCAGATGACATGAAAATGTACAAAATTGTTACTTCTGAATCTGATGCAGCCGTTTGCAGCAAAGCGTGGATAGTTTCTTCTATTGGTGCAGTATTGACACGGTCTATTCTAGAAATGGTGAGACCTTGAAAATGTTAACTCTTATAAAAGATCTGGGAGAATCCTGTTTGGCACCAAAATCACTTTTCGGCAATAATATCAAATGCGGATATGCGAAAAATCATACcacttataaaaagaaaaataaagaatacatcagaaaattattaagcttttataccaaagcaaataaaattgcaaatctTTCAGAGCCAATAAGATTAAATTTCTCTTTTACCATTGTTTACCAAATTGAATAATAGTGTTGGATATGTTGCTTGAATTTGTAAATCTGCATCAAATTATACTGGAAAAATCACGGCCACATGGGACAGCCATAGCCCTAACAAAAGTAGCTTCCGAGATATCAGCCAATATGTATACTGCTCATATACTTCTCGTCGGATTTCAATAAAGCTTTTGACCTAAATCATGAGATGCTTTTATTAACTAAACTGCACTTCTTTGGTTTTTCTGAGTGTTTGCAAGTGGTTCCAAAGTTATCTTTAACTGAGGTCACAGTTTGTGGAACTTGATGGAGCAAGATCTGAGCCTGTTGTTACTGGTTGTGGAGTTCCCCAGGGTAGGTTGGGCCCTTATTACTTAGAGTCTACACTAGCAATCTTTCAAAGtagatttgtttttgtttcctaAATCATTACGCATATGACACATAGCTTCCTCTTCATAATGCATATCAATGAAGCAAATTAACGAGGACTTGACTCAATATTTAAATGGTTAGTACATCATTCAATGATTTTTAATGCTGATAAGAGCACATCTAATACAACTCATAGGTTctgataatataataaagaaacaatgtcttcaaattaattttacccctttatataaaaatagcagtGTTCTTCCTTATTCAGCATCAGCAAAGAACCTTATTGGTGCCATTTTCGATGAGatcttaaatttgaaaaaattatcctGTCTTTATACTTCACTCTTGAAATAAAGAACCAGATTCAATTAGCTTAAAATGCCTCTTTAAGGTTTGTTTTCAAAATACCAACATTTGACCATATTACACCAACATAAAATCATATGAAAATAACATGCAGCTTTACAATTTGGTCAGTTTGTTTATAGAATTTACAAGTCTAGGTACCCAATAGCTTTTAGATTATTTCACAATAAGACGAGATTTCAAATATCACTGCATAGAACTGAaggttttaaaaactcattttccCATATAGAAATGCTAAACAATTATACaacttaatattataattattaaatcgttaaaataattattaaataaaaccgaAGAATTCTTTGACATGATCACATACTGGTTTAATACAAATAGGttaattttaaacgaaaaaaaacaaatataatgtTTGACGAACAAAACAATGTAACGTACAAAAGCCTTTACAAATGGAATTTGacaataatgatttaaatgtaAGCAAAAATGCCAAGATGTTAGGTTTATACATCAATGAACACCTTAGCTGGTCAGACCATATAAACcagctaataaaaaagtaattaaattctATTTGTTATGGTATTAGTGTAGTTGTTATGAGTAAGTGAATTCTGTACTTGGCTAGCTTTGAATCTATTTGTTAAATATAGTATGTTTTGAGGAAAAGATAGCATGTTACAAAATGTGTTTATTGTTCAAAAAAGATTgataagaattataaaaaaaaatgggttttcTTCAAAGTTGTAGGTCAGTCTTTATAGATTTGGATATTATAACCGTATATgccttatatatatttgaatatttaatgtttctttttaaaaacaaacatctttTCCAATCAAAAACGGAGCATAATTATAACACAAGGACATTAGACTTTAAGTATCCACTTCATAAACTTTCACTAACAAAAAAATCTCCAAATTATGCAtgaataaaactatttaactcCCTATCAGAACACATAAAAAGAATTGTATCAGTTGGAAGGTTCAAGGCTGCAATTAAGGATTTGTTAGTAAAGCTGGAACCCTACTCTTTAAGACTGTTGTACCTAATCCTAATGCATGTTTTTGTTGACATTATTTCATTGCATTTGAAAGAaagagattattattattaagttcaTGCTCACCTTTCACTttcaagaagaaatacaagGCTTCTCTGTTATATTCATATATacctttattgtaattttaattaatgaatttagcATTAAGCAGTATTATATTGCACTacccaatatatattttttagctaGCATGGAAGAACACATATGTGAATGTTAAGGCTTGATTTTTTATACTGCTCTTTGGTAATATATCAATTAGAGTACGCATTTGTGATTTGCTCTACACATTGATAAGTTAGAAGAAGTTTAGAGGAAATTCATAAActtttgcaataaattttaatatctaaatatgtATGTCTTTATTTCAGACACtcaggaaatttaaaatcaatgttAGGCATGTGTTGGAGCAGGATGTAGGTTAGATTATAATGTTCTGTAGAATTATACATGTCTACAAGATTATGTATAATTTTCAATGAGGTTTTCCcattcttgaaaaataaatcagTTCATCCTAGTcaattttgagtaatttttcatttccttaaaattgaaataagataaataacttttaaaagaaataatataattacgTAAAACAAATTAAGTAAAATGTATAAACAAAATACTCGAAAACTCAACAAAAATTCCGTAAAGCGAGACAAAACATAAATGTATAGAAACTTAACGAATGTTTTGTAAACACAAAAAGAACTTACACTAACGTTTGGTAACTTAAACATAATTCTAGAATAGTTATCGTAActattcttttacaaaaaaaaacataggaaggaagaataaagaaaacttataattaatatCTGTTTGTtagataacataaaaaaatacccgtactcaataacaacaaaaaaaacataaaacagaATCATTTTATACCCTTCTGGACAAGATGCAGTTTAAAAAGattaaacataatatttttgcttaaagttAAGAAATCCTACCgaactgaaaatattatttctgtgGGGCGTTGGTAGGAAATATAAACCCTGTTGCGTTGTAAGGTCGGTATCCAGGCGAATGGTATCCAGGAGAATGGAACCACTGCACATCCATGGGGGCAGAAGGGGCGTAAATCGCGGGAGATGTTGGTACAACACCTCCTCCCTCTTGAGAGGTCGGAGGAGCCACGTGAACTGGGGTATAAATCATTGGCGAGACTAAAAAGGGAAGGTTAAATGAGATTTGCAACACTTATGTGTGATTTGTACAATCATTTAGATGGTATAGACCGTTTATTCTTACCTGGAGGCCCATTATAAACTTCCATGGGTTGTTGTGCGGCATGTGGCATATAACTTGCGTTTTGCATGTGACTAGCTGGTACTGCTGTGGAACTGTTATAGGTCCCACCTTGAGGTAAGACTGAATGGTCCCTAATAGCTTGCTGAGTGGGCAAACTTGAAGCTCCCTGCTCAGCCTCTGAGTCTTTAATTTCTTGATCACTTTGAGTAACCATTGGTTGTTGATTAGAAGTAGTTGGGTTTGTCGAGTCGTGCATTGGCTCCATTTGGCAGTTGTAATAGAAAGGACATGgctcttaaaattataaaatgagaaatatttGTGACATTATTATAACTTTGGCATACCATGATATGGAATAACATTAGGAGTGACAGGAGCAGACGCCACCATTGGTTTAAATTCATAGTATGGTGGAGCGGGCATGTGTGGAGAAGCTGAAGACTGTTGCCATACAAATTGCTCATGTGAATGCTGGTAATAGTGACTGTCGTGTACATATTGAGGAGTTTGCCAGTGGTATGCCTCCCACGAgtatcttaaatataaatagcacACGTGATAGTTAAGACAAAATATAGAAAGTTACTAGATTTACCGTGGATACTGATACATATCTGGTGTATTAGGAGTGAGAAGTCCTTCAGCCTGGGGTAAGGAAACAGTAGTTTCTGTCATAGACTCAGTATTTTCAGTTACCATATTATCGTTGCTAGTTATCAgctaaaataatatatgacattttacttatttaaatgtgTGCATTTTGAAACTAAATTGTTCTGATTaagtgtaaatattttaaaaccgcGTTGTACGAGaaaaagattattttcaattcacaaaaattattatattctgtATTGCACTTACTAAAGGTGTTCCCACATATGGCATGACACCCACGTCGTTTGAGCTACTAGAGAGATCATTAGTACTCTTGCTTTGtactttcttttctttctttttcttacgCGTTGATCGTACTTTGTCTAAAGGGGCGACCTGTAAAGTCTCCCCTGATGATGACTGGTTCTTTGCAAACCTGAAAGTttcacaaattattttatctaattaaaaatcgtgtttatattatttaacaacCTGTAGGGTAGCGGCCAAGGCTTAGCGTCAGCTTCAGGAGACAATTCTGAGTAATGGACAACCCTTTTTTCAACACATTTTGTCAAATAAACCACACATTTATCTTTGTCTTTATGCAGTTCTTGAATGTAGCAGTCAAATGTTTCATATGTGTTTGGGTCGGTAAAAATGCAACGAGTACCAAGTTTGAGATTGTCATCTCCATAGTACCAATCACCCAATCttaattctgaaaaaatttaaatgaaaaaggaATTGAGGACAAGCTATTAAACAAATAAGGAAGATCTAAACTAAGAAGTCACTAGGGTCAATTGTATAGTTATTGACcagttatggaaaactttgagaaatagatatttaatgtattttcgCTTTACCATTTTATACAAGTTTAGTAATTTTTCTCAGCTTTTTGCACTATAAGGATTCAtgctaagtaaaaaaaatcggtcTTGCTTTGTaaagtgaaaagaaaaaaataatagattgaaAAGACCCACAATTTCTAGTAATTGACCAATTGATGCTAATACTTGACCACTATATTTTTCAGTAattgaccatttttttattaaataattattgaacaaATTCATACAAGCCAAACGGCACTTGCAATAAAACACAAGACAAATTTcgaagatttttattaaaggtgattataaataattaagtattgttttaaacagaaatattttctattctTTCTCTATTTCTTCTTCACTAAAAAAGTTCTGTATTATACAAACATAATTATATGTTTTCTTCTTTCCAGGAAAAGCAGCAATAATAAATTCTCCTTTTCTTCTTAGGTCATTGAAGTCTTCTGGCAAATCCTCATTACTTGAACCCGAAGAACTCCATTCTTCATTT
This window harbors:
- the LOC126748561 gene encoding wolframin isoform X6, coding for MAGIIPNKSSSGRKQWRIHAGQRTSLKRLRTQMASDGCPESQVVLAKQLLEEECEFKQEQRENAKLGVYWLLKASYQGNLEATDLLKSCLETGKGISEQNYIDVKACISMTQDEKIVRRAAKEVFARSKALSVINTRQGDYMITLGVQFI
- the LOC126748561 gene encoding wolframin isoform X7, with product MAGIIPNKSSSGRKQWRIHAGQRTSLKRLRTQMASDGCPESQVVLAKQLLEEECEFKQEQRENAKLGVYWLLKASYQGNLEATDLLKSCLETGKGISEQNYIDVKACISMTQDEKIVRRAAKEVFARSKALSVINTRQVYLMEENT
- the LOC126749064 gene encoding protein ovarian tumor locus-like, encoding MAPKGFARKSRNPGSVDTWLEKLGYYRKNVAYDETCMFRAVSEQLFNSQVFHEKVRKECVEYGREHFDEFRHLGKTESEWNDHLNNLEMHMTVCGNLEIHLISKKYKKDVFVCLPNQQIHDITNQHYPGDPIMLCLVDSDHYDAVYKKEHIENLGFSQSIIYKILYENVFEIPNVDRIVNAMLYEKTPIINITELEEKKAVGGKEFTTEELENAIVAPFPFKVAKALDPSIYRNIEYDTWVDVRRELRLGDWYYGDDNLKLGTRCIFTDPNTYETFDCYIQELHKDKDKCVVYLTKCVEKRVVHYSELSPEADAKPWPLPYRFAKNQSSSGETLQVAPLDKVRSTRKKKKEKKVQSKSTNDLSSSSNDVGVMPYVGTPLLITSNDNMVTENTESMTETTVSLPQAEGLLTPNTPDMYQYPRYSWEAYHWQTPQYVHDSHYYQHSHEQFVWQQSSASPHMPAPPYYEFKPMVASAPVTPNVIPYHEPCPFYYNCQMEPMHDSTNPTTSNQQPMVTQSDQEIKDSEAEQGASSLPTQQAIRDHSVLPQGGTYNSSTAVPASHMQNASYMPHAAQQPMEVYNGPPVSPMIYTPVHVAPPTSQEGGGVVPTSPAIYAPSAPMDVQWFHSPGYHSPGYRPYNATGFIFPTNAPQK